In Microtus ochrogaster isolate Prairie Vole_2 linkage group LG9, MicOch1.0, whole genome shotgun sequence, the following are encoded in one genomic region:
- the Vip gene encoding VIP peptides, producing the protein MEARSKPQFLALLMVFSVLSSQSLAWPLFGPPSAGRLDDRMQFEGASDPDQVSLKADTDILQNALAENDTPYYDVSRNTRHADGVFTSDYSRLLGQISAKKYLESLIGKRISSNIAEDPVPIKRHSDAVFTDNYTRLRKQMAVKKYLNSILNGKRSSEGDSPDFPEELEK; encoded by the exons ATGGAAGCCAGAAGCAAGCCCCAGTTCTTGGCGCTCCTGATGGTCTTCAGTGTGCTGTCTTCTCAGTCCCTGGCCTGGCCTCTCTTTGGACCCCCTTCTGCTGGGAG GTTGGATGACAGGATGCAGTTTGAAGGAGCAAGTGATCCTGATCAAGTCTCATTAAAAGCAGACACTGACATCTTGCAGAATGCCTTAGCGGAAAACGACACACCCTATTATGATGTTTCCAG AAACACCAGGCATGCTGATGGAGTTTTCACCAGCGACTACAGTAGACTTCTGGGTCAGATCTCTGCCAAAAAATACCTTGAGTCACTCATTGGAAAACGAATCAG CAGTAACATCGCAGAAGACCCTGTGCCAATCAAACGACACTCGGATGCAGTCTTCACGGATAACTACACCCGCCTCAGGAAACAAATGGcagtaaagaaatatttgaacTCCATTTTGAATGGAAAGCGGAG CAGTGAGGGAGATTCTCCAGACTTCCCTGAAGAGCTAGAAAAATGA